Proteins from a single region of Sediminitomix flava:
- a CDS encoding Ig-like domain-containing alpha-2-macroglobulin family protein encodes MNRFLIFVFSLTFFLAFTACEKKPANQKDNFSSPKSLFVDHISSHTGGIVSIGSDIRLKFTKNVSDSIKSLPVDNVISVKPSIKGKTVWEDNRTLVFTPNSNLTSNNQYEVTAKLKSIIPDIDADKENFKFTFKTLQQNYSYQIDGLKVYDENDLSKVKLEGTLETADITSLEKVKQVLKAEQDGNNLSINWEIGSKTNSYKFTVSNVVRGQDDSEVNLAFTGKSIGVEHNSDMDVEVLALDTFKVTSTKIVRGKQNYISVLFTDPLNIRQNLEGLVTLSSSNSKPRLVINLNELKVYPTKTMGASDVLKIFKGIENTAGYKLKEDHKVKLQFAQIKPSVKLLNDDKKAILPNSKGLVLPFEAVGLRAVDVTVIRVFENNMLQYLQSNSLGGSYQLKRVARPVVRKTIPLNTTGVNDLNSWNRYTLNLEEVLTAEQGALYQIEIGFRKSQSLYFCSEDQNITSLSTDDDDWEAEPESSYWDNAEYYYNPNYRWQDRDNPCSDSYYGRRRSVSKMLFASDLGIIAKRRDGGKMSVFVTNLINTVPTAGVEVEIYDYQQQLINRGTTDSEGKVVIELTNKPFVVVAKKDNQTGYLKVDDGSALSLSNFDISGTQVQKGLKGFIYGERGVWRPADPIHLGFMLEDMERTLPENHPVAMELYNPSNQLVYRKTSDASVDHLYRFDFETDEDAPTGNWRAVAKVGGANFSKTVKIETIKPNRLKIDLKFPKKTFTANDRNISGDLNVRWLSGAKANNLKAEYELLLRPMTTKFKNYPNVSFDDESKSFTSNREMVFEGRVDAEGNAKVNINLGKATKAPGALMVSLYGKVYEEGGEFSIGNSSIPFYPYKSFVGVKAPEGDRRGILLTDKDHQVRIVSVDADGNPVDRTNVKVELYKLDWKWWWDNSYDNISNYLSRSYKTPVSKGTVNTNNGEGTWRLRVNHPQWGRYYLKVEDPVSGHSAGQVVYIDWPGWAGKGKRGGLDGASMLDFGIEKEEYKVGDQIVLSIPSTKGNRILVSLETGSEQLQTFWVETEEGNTSISFEATPDMSPNIYAHLTMIQPHEQKKNDLPIRLYGVQSIKVVDSQTLLQPEIKMPSELRPEQNYTIEVSEKTGKPMAYTLAIVDEGLLDITNFKTPQPWDSFYSREALGIKTWDVYDDVMGAFTGKIDHLLAIGGDEELNPKDQNETNRFKPVVEFLGPFKLEAGDKKVHKIKMPQYIGSVKTMVIASGNGAYGSKHVTTPVKQPLMISATLPRVAGPGESMKLPVNVFALEDGIKDVQLSIETSGTLKPTASKSQTVTFSAAGDKVVYFDLKADELIGEGKVKVTANSGSLNASYDIALKVIPRNPSMTLVDDKVLASNESWSYDYLPLGMKGENAAFVELSTLPSLNIEQRLGYLIRYPHGCVEQTTSAVFAQLYLNKLLTLSKEDQAKVQTNVEAGISRLKTFQVSTGGFSYWPGNDYANNWGTNYAGHFLIEAKKAGYAVPESLISKWVSFQTNQAENWSSTSTDNNNDVIQAYRLYTLALADQAALGAMNRMKEESGLSHTAKWRLALAYAVAGYIDQAQLLIEGMDELTASTSEMNYSYTYGSAIRDKAMILETLTELGQQERAFEVLMKIAEKMADQNQWMSTQTTAYSFIAIAKYASQTELESDTNVRVAIGNNEKDFSGKDYVYQATVEKAEDKAKMEITNHGSAPVFARVIRSGIPLTGEETSSKKNLEMSITYEDLKGNEVNVARLPQGTNFKAIVSVKNPGLKGKYSDMSLTQIFPSGWEIINTRLDGSMEQSAADYMDIRDDRVMHYFDLNPNQSLEFEVLLNASYQGKYYLPAVESAAMYDNSIYATQAGEWVEIIAEK; translated from the coding sequence ATGAATCGCTTTTTAATATTTGTTTTTTCACTCACATTTTTTTTAGCATTTACTGCTTGTGAGAAAAAACCAGCTAATCAAAAAGATAACTTTAGCAGTCCTAAAAGTCTTTTTGTAGACCACATCAGTTCTCATACTGGAGGAATTGTTTCGATAGGGTCAGACATTCGATTGAAGTTCACAAAGAATGTAAGTGACAGTATCAAAAGTCTTCCGGTGGACAACGTAATCAGTGTTAAACCAAGTATAAAAGGAAAAACCGTTTGGGAAGATAACCGCACACTTGTTTTCACTCCAAATAGCAATTTGACGAGTAATAACCAGTATGAGGTGACTGCCAAATTGAAATCAATCATTCCAGATATTGATGCTGATAAAGAGAATTTCAAGTTTACATTCAAAACACTTCAGCAAAATTATTCTTATCAGATTGATGGATTGAAAGTCTATGATGAGAATGATTTGAGTAAAGTAAAGCTTGAAGGTACGCTAGAAACTGCTGATATCACTTCTTTAGAAAAAGTAAAACAAGTGCTAAAAGCAGAACAAGATGGAAATAATCTTAGTATCAATTGGGAAATTGGTAGTAAAACAAATTCATACAAGTTTACTGTAAGTAATGTAGTCAGAGGTCAAGATGATTCTGAAGTTAATCTAGCTTTTACAGGAAAATCTATTGGAGTAGAACACAACTCAGACATGGATGTAGAAGTACTAGCATTAGATACTTTTAAAGTCACATCCACCAAAATAGTAAGAGGTAAACAGAATTACATTTCTGTATTATTTACAGACCCTCTTAACATTCGTCAGAACTTAGAAGGCTTGGTTACACTTTCAAGCTCTAACTCAAAACCAAGATTGGTGATCAATTTAAATGAACTGAAAGTTTACCCTACCAAAACGATGGGAGCTTCTGATGTTCTGAAGATTTTTAAAGGGATTGAAAATACAGCTGGTTATAAGCTAAAAGAAGATCACAAAGTCAAACTTCAATTTGCACAGATTAAACCTTCTGTCAAATTGCTTAACGATGATAAAAAGGCGATTCTTCCAAACTCTAAAGGACTCGTTTTACCATTTGAAGCTGTAGGTTTGAGAGCTGTAGATGTTACTGTTATCCGAGTTTTCGAGAATAATATGTTACAATATCTTCAATCCAATTCGTTGGGTGGTTCTTACCAACTAAAAAGAGTGGCAAGACCTGTTGTAAGAAAAACAATACCTTTGAATACGACAGGCGTAAATGACCTGAACTCTTGGAATAGATATACGCTCAATTTGGAAGAAGTTCTGACAGCAGAGCAAGGTGCACTATATCAAATTGAGATCGGATTTAGAAAATCTCAGTCTTTATATTTCTGCTCTGAAGATCAAAATATAACAAGCCTATCAACTGACGATGATGACTGGGAAGCAGAGCCTGAATCTTCTTATTGGGATAATGCAGAATATTATTACAACCCAAATTATAGATGGCAAGACAGAGATAACCCTTGTAGTGACTCTTACTACGGACGTAGAAGAAGTGTAAGTAAAATGCTTTTTGCATCTGACTTAGGGATCATCGCAAAAAGAAGAGATGGCGGCAAAATGTCTGTTTTTGTTACTAACCTCATAAACACAGTACCGACTGCTGGTGTAGAAGTTGAAATCTATGATTATCAACAACAATTAATCAATAGAGGAACGACAGATAGCGAAGGAAAAGTAGTCATAGAATTGACAAACAAGCCATTTGTAGTTGTTGCTAAAAAAGATAATCAAACTGGCTATCTGAAAGTAGATGACGGGTCGGCACTTTCATTGAGTAATTTTGATATCAGCGGTACACAAGTTCAAAAAGGATTAAAAGGATTTATCTACGGAGAAAGAGGTGTTTGGAGACCTGCAGACCCAATTCATTTAGGATTCATGCTTGAGGATATGGAAAGAACTCTTCCGGAGAACCACCCTGTAGCTATGGAGCTTTACAATCCGAGTAATCAATTGGTGTACAGAAAAACAAGTGATGCTTCTGTAGATCATTTATATCGTTTTGACTTCGAAACGGATGAAGATGCTCCAACAGGAAACTGGAGAGCCGTCGCAAAAGTAGGTGGAGCAAACTTCTCAAAGACTGTAAAAATAGAGACCATTAAACCTAACCGTTTAAAGATTGACCTCAAATTCCCGAAAAAGACTTTTACAGCAAACGACCGCAATATTTCTGGAGATTTGAATGTAAGATGGCTAAGCGGTGCAAAAGCGAATAATCTCAAAGCTGAATATGAACTACTGCTTCGTCCGATGACAACCAAATTCAAAAACTATCCAAATGTTAGTTTTGATGATGAATCAAAAAGCTTCACCAGCAACCGTGAAATGGTTTTTGAAGGAAGAGTAGATGCAGAAGGAAATGCAAAAGTAAACATCAATTTAGGGAAAGCTACAAAAGCACCTGGAGCTTTGATGGTGAGTTTATACGGAAAAGTATATGAAGAAGGAGGCGAATTCAGTATTGGAAACAGTTCAATCCCGTTCTATCCATATAAAAGCTTTGTAGGAGTTAAAGCTCCTGAAGGAGACCGTAGAGGTATTTTATTGACCGATAAAGATCATCAAGTACGAATTGTCAGTGTAGATGCTGATGGTAATCCTGTTGACCGTACCAACGTAAAAGTTGAGTTGTACAAACTCGATTGGAAATGGTGGTGGGATAATTCTTATGACAATATCAGCAATTACCTTTCAAGATCTTATAAAACACCTGTTTCAAAAGGAACCGTAAATACCAATAATGGTGAAGGAACTTGGAGACTTAGAGTGAACCATCCTCAATGGGGACGTTATTATTTGAAAGTTGAAGACCCTGTCTCGGGGCATTCTGCTGGACAAGTCGTTTATATCGATTGGCCAGGTTGGGCAGGAAAAGGCAAACGAGGTGGACTAGATGGCGCTTCAATGCTTGACTTTGGTATTGAAAAGGAAGAATATAAGGTCGGTGATCAAATTGTACTTTCAATCCCTTCAACCAAAGGAAATAGAATCTTAGTCAGCTTAGAAACTGGAAGTGAGCAATTGCAAACATTCTGGGTAGAAACTGAAGAAGGAAATACTTCAATTTCTTTTGAAGCAACTCCGGATATGTCTCCAAATATCTACGCTCACCTCACCATGATTCAGCCTCATGAACAGAAAAAAAATGACCTTCCTATACGTTTGTATGGCGTACAGTCTATTAAAGTAGTAGATAGTCAGACGCTTTTACAGCCTGAGATTAAGATGCCTTCTGAACTTCGTCCTGAGCAAAACTATACGATTGAAGTTTCAGAAAAAACAGGAAAACCAATGGCTTATACTTTAGCCATTGTAGACGAAGGACTTTTAGATATTACCAATTTCAAAACGCCTCAACCTTGGGATTCTTTCTACTCAAGAGAAGCTCTAGGCATCAAAACTTGGGATGTTTATGATGATGTAATGGGTGCTTTTACTGGTAAAATTGACCATCTACTCGCTATTGGTGGTGATGAAGAATTGAATCCTAAAGACCAGAATGAAACCAACCGATTTAAACCTGTAGTCGAGTTTTTAGGTCCTTTCAAACTGGAAGCTGGAGATAAAAAGGTTCATAAAATCAAAATGCCGCAATACATTGGTAGCGTCAAAACTATGGTTATTGCATCTGGAAATGGTGCTTATGGTAGTAAACATGTTACGACTCCTGTAAAACAACCGCTCATGATTTCAGCAACTTTGCCAAGAGTAGCTGGACCAGGAGAAAGCATGAAACTTCCTGTCAATGTTTTTGCACTTGAAGATGGCATCAAAGATGTGCAATTAAGTATTGAAACAAGCGGAACACTAAAACCTACTGCTTCTAAAAGTCAAACCGTAACTTTCAGCGCAGCCGGTGACAAAGTTGTTTACTTTGATCTGAAAGCCGATGAGCTAATCGGTGAAGGAAAAGTAAAAGTAACAGCCAATAGTGGTTCGTTGAATGCTTCTTATGACATTGCGCTGAAAGTCATTCCTCGAAATCCAAGCATGACACTTGTCGATGATAAGGTACTTGCAAGCAATGAGTCTTGGTCTTACGATTATCTGCCTTTGGGAATGAAAGGAGAAAACGCTGCATTTGTAGAACTTAGTACACTTCCATCTTTAAATATAGAACAACGTTTAGGCTACCTTATCAGATACCCTCATGGATGTGTAGAGCAAACAACTTCTGCTGTTTTTGCGCAGCTTTATCTCAATAAACTCTTGACGCTATCAAAAGAAGATCAAGCTAAAGTACAGACTAATGTTGAAGCGGGTATCAGCCGATTAAAAACATTCCAAGTCAGTACAGGCGGATTCTCTTATTGGCCAGGCAATGACTATGCAAATAATTGGGGAACAAACTATGCTGGACATTTCCTTATAGAAGCGAAAAAAGCAGGTTATGCCGTTCCAGAAAGTCTGATTTCTAAATGGGTAAGTTTCCAGACTAATCAAGCCGAAAATTGGTCATCGACGAGTACGGACAACAACAATGATGTGATTCAAGCATACCGTTTATACACTCTTGCTTTAGCAGATCAAGCCGCTTTGGGTGCGATGAACAGAATGAAAGAAGAAAGTGGTTTGAGTCATACTGCAAAATGGCGTTTAGCTTTAGCTTATGCTGTCGCAGGATATATTGACCAAGCTCAACTACTTATTGAAGGCATGGATGAGTTGACGGCTTCAACTTCCGAGATGAACTATAGCTATACTTACGGCTCTGCCATTAGAGATAAAGCCATGATTTTGGAAACACTCACTGAGCTAGGTCAACAAGAGCGTGCTTTTGAAGTACTCATGAAAATCGCTGAAAAGATGGCTGACCAAAACCAGTGGATGAGTACACAAACAACAGCTTACAGTTTTATTGCAATCGCAAAATATGCATCTCAAACGGAATTGGAAAGTGATACAAATGTTCGTGTTGCTATCGGAAATAATGAAAAAGACTTTAGTGGTAAAGATTATGTTTATCAAGCTACTGTAGAGAAAGCAGAAGATAAAGCCAAAATGGAAATCACAAACCATGGTAGTGCTCCTGTATTTGCAAGAGTTATTCGCTCTGGGATTCCATTGACAGGTGAAGAAACTTCTTCTAAGAAAAACCTAGAAATGTCAATCACTTATGAAGACCTGAAAGGAAATGAAGTGAACGTTGCAAGACTTCCTCAAGGCACAAACTTTAAAGCGATTGTAAGTGTGAAAAACCCAGGTTTGAAAGGTAAATATTCTGACATGTCACTGACACAGATTTTCCCTTCAGGTTGGGAAATCATCAATACAAGACTTGACGGTTCTATGGAACAAAGTGCTGCAGATTATATGGATATCAGAGATGATAGAGTAATGCATTACTTTGACTTAAACCCTAATCAAAGTCTTGAATTTGAAGTTTTACTGAATGCTTCCTATCAAGGGAAATATTATCTACCAGCTGTCGAATCTGCTGCTATGTACGATAATAGTATTTATGCAACTCAAGCAGGAGAATGGGTAGAAATTATAGCTGAAAAATAA
- the pbpC gene encoding penicillin-binding protein 1C: protein MNKAITHILQHKIKIGISLLLIGFFYLIPLPKPLFNAPYVTTLESTEGELLSAMIADDQQWRFPESDSMPYKFENAIRLFEDEYFYYHFGVNPISIMRAISQNISQGRIVSGGSTISMQTIRMAFGNQERTYGQKLIELFSALKLEAYYSKTEILQAYADHAPFGGNIVGLKAASYRYFGRPAHKLSWAESAMLAILPNNPSSIFPGKNQEKLKAKRDRLLLKIHENGFLTKDELYLAQQEKLPNSLKPLPNSAYHLLHRAISEGHKGENIKSTLQSKLQKEVDRKLNRYARRMRYNQIHNAAAIVLDTETGNTLAYVGNAKGNGDHGQHVDIITAQRSPGSLLKPILYAAALDEGLIMPKQLLPDKPLFYKGFTPKNFDKKYRGVVPADDALVSSLNVPFVHLLLEYGYEKFHQKLQNIGFKSFHQPAYHYGLSMILGGGETSLWEITSVYSSMVRALNNYTERPLRKGYSKEDYHSNYYIPRSNNEVQKLESDGFLRAPSIRYTLDAMQRVERPDQEAGWQYYGSSKNIAWKTGTSYGHRDAWAIGINGKYLVGVWIGNADGEGRPGLTGVSAAAPLMFDLFTLVDGSLKLDQYFGEEKQVCSQSGMLANKNCQETHTLLLDDYMTKGNTCTYHKVLHLNQEETHQVNSSCYNLSEMKNKKWFVLPPVEAWYYQKFKPNYQSVPPYLANCEQTESKTYFDLIYPSSFRKVHIPLDQEGQLGQVIFEAAHEDVQTQVYWHLDNTYLGVTKATHQMGIQAEKGIHLLTLVDEMGNEIRQKFEVVD, encoded by the coding sequence ATGAACAAAGCAATCACTCACATACTTCAACATAAAATCAAAATAGGAATCAGCCTTTTACTAATCGGCTTCTTTTACCTAATTCCTTTACCCAAACCTCTTTTCAACGCTCCTTATGTTACTACTTTAGAATCTACAGAAGGAGAACTTCTCAGCGCCATGATCGCCGATGATCAGCAATGGAGATTTCCTGAATCAGACTCGATGCCTTATAAATTTGAAAATGCCATTCGTCTTTTCGAAGATGAATACTTTTACTATCACTTTGGAGTAAATCCTATCTCCATAATGAGGGCTATATCCCAAAATATTTCTCAAGGAAGAATTGTAAGTGGGGGAAGTACAATTTCGATGCAAACCATTAGAATGGCATTTGGAAATCAAGAACGTACTTACGGACAAAAGCTGATTGAGTTATTTTCAGCCTTAAAACTTGAAGCTTATTACAGTAAAACTGAAATTCTTCAAGCCTATGCTGACCACGCTCCTTTTGGTGGAAACATTGTTGGATTAAAAGCTGCTTCTTATAGGTATTTCGGAAGACCAGCCCATAAACTTTCATGGGCAGAAAGTGCAATGTTGGCTATTTTACCGAATAATCCCTCATCTATTTTCCCTGGAAAAAATCAAGAAAAACTAAAAGCCAAAAGAGATCGATTACTTCTTAAAATTCATGAAAATGGGTTTCTAACCAAAGATGAATTGTATTTAGCCCAACAAGAAAAACTACCCAACTCACTGAAACCTTTACCCAATTCGGCTTATCACCTTTTACATAGAGCGATTTCCGAAGGACATAAAGGAGAAAATATTAAAAGTACACTCCAATCAAAGTTGCAAAAGGAAGTAGATAGAAAGCTAAATCGATATGCTCGAAGAATGCGCTACAATCAAATTCATAATGCAGCAGCCATTGTTTTGGATACCGAAACTGGAAATACTCTAGCCTATGTAGGAAATGCAAAAGGAAATGGAGATCACGGACAACATGTAGATATCATTACAGCCCAACGTTCACCTGGTAGCCTTCTGAAGCCAATACTCTATGCCGCAGCATTAGACGAAGGCTTGATTATGCCTAAGCAATTACTCCCCGATAAGCCACTATTTTATAAAGGTTTCACCCCAAAAAACTTTGATAAAAAATATAGAGGTGTCGTTCCTGCTGATGATGCATTAGTAAGCAGTTTGAACGTTCCTTTTGTCCATCTACTGTTAGAATACGGTTATGAAAAATTTCATCAGAAGCTTCAAAATATCGGGTTTAAGAGTTTCCACCAACCTGCATATCATTATGGCCTTTCTATGATTTTGGGAGGTGGTGAAACTTCACTTTGGGAAATTACTTCTGTGTATTCAAGTATGGTAAGAGCCTTGAATAACTATACCGAGAGACCGCTAAGAAAAGGGTATTCTAAAGAGGACTATCACTCAAATTATTACATACCAAGGTCTAACAATGAAGTTCAAAAACTAGAATCAGATGGTTTTCTACGAGCACCTTCTATTCGATATACTTTAGATGCTATGCAAAGAGTAGAACGCCCCGACCAAGAAGCTGGTTGGCAATATTATGGTTCTTCTAAAAATATTGCTTGGAAAACAGGGACAAGCTACGGCCATAGAGATGCATGGGCTATTGGCATAAATGGAAAATATCTTGTGGGCGTATGGATTGGAAATGCAGATGGAGAAGGAAGACCAGGACTTACAGGGGTTAGTGCTGCTGCACCCTTAATGTTTGATCTTTTCACATTGGTTGATGGCTCACTAAAACTCGATCAATATTTTGGGGAAGAAAAACAAGTTTGTTCACAAAGTGGCATGTTAGCCAACAAAAACTGTCAAGAAACTCATACCCTTTTATTGGATGATTACATGACAAAAGGGAATACCTGTACCTATCATAAAGTACTGCACCTAAATCAGGAAGAAACGCACCAAGTAAATAGCAGTTGTTATAATTTGTCTGAGATGAAAAACAAAAAGTGGTTTGTTCTTCCTCCTGTTGAAGCTTGGTATTATCAGAAATTCAAACCGAATTATCAAAGCGTTCCGCCTTACTTAGCCAACTGTGAGCAAACTGAAAGTAAGACTTACTTTGATTTGATTTACCCAAGTTCTTTCCGAAAAGTCCATATTCCATTAGATCAAGAAGGACAACTAGGTCAAGTCATCTTTGAAGCTGCACATGAAGATGTTCAAACTCAAGTTTATTGGCATTTGGATAACACCTATTTGGGAGTAACCAAAGCCACACATCAAATGGGAATACAAGCTGAAAAAGGAATTCATTTATTGACATTAGTCGATGAAATGGGAAATGAAATCAGACAAAAGTTTGAAGTAGTTGATTAA
- a CDS encoding sensor histidine kinase: protein MKALDQIRKYISGDAKTIEERTLLFSLFFGGIISSFFSLLYFVKAIDLMHAFYVYLISICFLTLFYYFKIKKNFVVTLIIFSFFEIFMAVFDWYKYGGVDNDNIALIFAMMIVNLSIIPHKFHKWVFTCILTLILTLNFLESFLQLDFQSRVYHKHVKIHQIVLCMIAAAVVLIKFKSDYQKTRLELIESKIELQKSLQKEKELNHMKSEFISMVSHQFRTPLTSIYSSSELINLTANHYLPNDQKEKAAKQFDRIYSSVNQLNSMMERLLLFGQMEANKMTLNKEWSNIEELTLKVVRSFYLNFPSEQLPQVRTLGEKREVFVDQNLIEQILLNLISNAHKYSSSDSPPEVLIHFARETFSIKVRDFGIGIPKDDLPYLFQAFHRAKNAKEIKGTGIGLTFVKKFVELHEGSVKVTSKENIGSTFKILFPYSSQENKPSLA from the coding sequence ATGAAAGCACTTGACCAAATCAGAAAATACATATCAGGAGATGCAAAAACGATAGAAGAAAGAACCTTACTTTTTTCCTTATTTTTTGGTGGAATTATATCTAGCTTTTTCTCACTTCTATATTTTGTTAAAGCAATTGATCTAATGCATGCATTTTATGTATACTTAATCAGCATCTGCTTCTTAACACTTTTCTATTACTTTAAAATCAAAAAGAACTTTGTAGTTACACTGATCATCTTTTCATTTTTTGAGATATTCATGGCTGTTTTTGATTGGTATAAATACGGAGGTGTGGACAATGATAATATTGCACTCATTTTCGCAATGATGATCGTTAACCTAAGTATCATACCTCATAAATTTCATAAATGGGTCTTTACATGCATTCTAACCCTCATACTTACTTTAAACTTCCTAGAATCATTTTTACAGCTTGATTTCCAGTCAAGAGTTTATCATAAGCATGTCAAAATACATCAAATTGTATTATGTATGATAGCAGCTGCTGTTGTCTTAATCAAATTCAAATCAGATTATCAAAAAACTAGACTAGAGTTAATTGAAAGTAAAATTGAATTGCAAAAATCACTTCAAAAAGAAAAGGAATTAAATCATATGAAATCAGAATTTATTTCTATGGTCTCTCACCAATTCAGAACTCCATTAACTTCTATCTATAGCTCTTCAGAATTGATCAACTTAACCGCAAATCATTACCTTCCTAACGACCAAAAAGAAAAAGCAGCAAAGCAATTTGATCGAATATATTCATCAGTGAACCAACTCAATTCAATGATGGAAAGATTACTTCTGTTTGGGCAAATGGAAGCTAATAAAATGACTTTAAACAAAGAATGGAGTAATATTGAAGAATTAACTTTAAAAGTAGTTCGCAGCTTCTACCTTAACTTCCCTTCAGAGCAGTTACCTCAAGTCAGAACACTAGGTGAAAAAAGAGAAGTATTCGTTGATCAGAACCTAATTGAACAAATACTTTTAAATCTCATATCAAACGCTCACAAATACAGTTCTTCAGATAGCCCGCCTGAAGTACTAATTCATTTTGCACGAGAGACTTTCTCCATAAAAGTTAGAGACTTTGGAATAGGTATTCCTAAAGATGATTTACCATATCTTTTTCAAGCTTTTCACCGAGCTAAAAATGCAAAAGAGATAAAAGGGACAGGAATAGGGCTAACCTTCGTAAAGAAATTTGTAGAACTTCACGAAGGTTCAGTAAAAGTAACTAGCAAAGAAAATATTGGCTCTACTTTTAAAATATTATTCCCCTATTCTTCCCAAGAAAATAAACCTTCGTTGGCTTAA